One Chionomys nivalis chromosome 4, mChiNiv1.1, whole genome shotgun sequence genomic region harbors:
- the Htr1b gene encoding 5-hydroxytryptamine receptor 1B, producing MEEQGVQCAPPPPASSQTGVPLVNLSHNCSTDSYIYQDSIAMPWKVLLAALLALITLATTLSNAFVIATVYRTRKLHTPANYLIASLAVTDLLVSILVMPISTMYTVTGRWTLGQVVCDFWLSSDITCCTASIMHLCVIALDRYWAITDAVEYSAKRTPRRAAIMITLVWVFSISISLPPFFWRQAKAEEEVLDCLVNTDHVLYTVYSTVGAFYLPTLLLIALYGRIYVEARSRILKQTPNKTGKRLTRAHLITDSPGSTSSVTSINSRAPEVPSESGSPVYVNQVKVRISDALLEKKKLMAARERKATKTLGIILGAFIVCWLPFFIISLVMPICKDACWFHMAIFDFFNWLGYLNSLINPIIYTMSNEDFKQAFHKLIRFKCTG from the coding sequence ATGGAGGAGCAGGGAGTTCAGTGCGCCCCTccgcctcctgcctcctcccagacAGGGGTACCTCTTGTCAACCTCTCACACAACTGCAGCACCGACAGCTACATTTACCAGGACTCCATCGCCATGCCCTGGAAAGTCCTGCTGGCTGCACTGCTGGCTCTCATCACCTTGGCCACCACGCTCTCCAATGCCTTTGTGATCGCCACGGTATATCGGACCCGGAAGCTGCACACCCCGGCTAACTACCTGATTGCCTCTCTGGCAGTCACTGACCTGCTGGTATCCATCCTGGTGATGCCTATCAGCACCATGTACACGGTCACTGGACGCTGGACACTAGGCCAAGTGGTCTGTGACTTTTGGCTGTCGTCGGATATCACCTGTTGCACTGCTTCCATTATGCATCTCTGTGTCATCGCCCTGGACCGCTACTGGGCCATCACTGATGCGGTGGAGTATTCCGCTAAAAGGACTCCCAGAAGGGCGGCCATCATGATAACGCTGGTGTGGGTCTTCTCCATCTCTATTTCGCTGCCACCCTTCTTCTGGCGTCAAGCCAAAGCTGAGGAGGAGGTACTGGACTGTTTGGTGAACACCGACCACGTCCTTTACACAGTCTACTCCACGGTGGGCGCTTTCTATTTACCCACCCTGCTCCTCATCGCCCTCTATGGCCGCATCTATGTGGAAGCCCGCTCTCGGATTTTGAAACAGACACCCAATAAGACCGGCAAGCGCTTGACCCGAGCCCATCTGATAACAGACTCCCCTGGGTCCACGTCCTCGGTCACCTCTATTAACTCCCGGGCTCCCGAGGTGCCCAGTGAGTCCGGGTCTCCAGTGTACGTGAACCAAGTCAAAGTGCGAATCTCAGACGCCCTGCTGGAAAAGAAGAAGCTCATGGCCGCTAGGGAGCGCAAAGCCACCAAGACCCTAGGGATCATTTTAGGAGCATTTATTGTGTGTTGGCTGCCCTTCTTCATCATCTCCCTGGTGATGCCTATCTGCAAGGATGCCTGCTGGTTTCACATGGCCATCTTTGACTTCTTCAATTGGCTAGGCTATCTTAACTCCCTCATCAACCCCATCATCTACACTATGTCTAATGAGGACTTCAAACAAGCATTCCATAAACTGATACGCTTTAAGTGTACAGGTTGA